A single Lolium perenne isolate Kyuss_39 chromosome 6, Kyuss_2.0, whole genome shotgun sequence DNA region contains:
- the LOC127308386 gene encoding uncharacterized protein isoform X1, with the protein MTSPPSPRLVRTPMQHTGPHLKLCLPCRLRRSSTARLRELTSPACFKPLRRRRGRRRPASRGAASPRLRFNSRVSRCLSARELRRPCLAGVFAWSPNTMDAAVSARWGASTTCRTSPHNHAAVHPGAPLATQRCPWQEWKPASVLTAEACSCKRFLLLRLHGFRCTSVCGHVTELSLLLATTPTCSYWRWFRWRNCCWAGQSLLRLEPCSNHARMQMITCPGG; encoded by the exons ATGACGTCGCCGCCGTCTCCCCGCTTGGTTCGCACGCCGATGCAGCACACCGGCCCGCACCTCAAATTGTGTCTCCCCTGCCGCCTGCGGCGCTCCAGCACGGCTCGCCTCCGTGAGCTGACTTCCCCGGCCTGCTTCAAACCCTTGCGCCGGCGTCGAGGACGACGACGCCCAGCCTCGCGCGGTGCTGCTAGCCCTCGCCTTCGATTCAACAGCCGTGTCAGCCGCTGCTTGTCCGCGCGCGAACTCCGGCGCCCCTGCCTCGCCGGCGTCTTCGCGTGGTCGCCCAACACCATGGACGCGGCCGTGAGCGCCAGATGGGGCGCGTCCACGACCTGCAGGACCTCGCCCCACAACCACGCCGCCGTCCATCCAGGAGCACCTCTCGCCACCCAAAG GTGTCCCTGGCAAGAGTGGAAACCAGCCAGTGTGCTCACCGCGGAGGCGTGCAGTTGCAAGCGGTTCCTTCTTCTTCGACTCCATGGTTTTCG ATGCACAAGTGTATGCGGCCATGTCACCGAGCTGTCGCTCTTGCTGGCCACCACTCCGACCTGCAGCTACTGGCGATGGTTTCGGTGGCGCAACTGCTGCTGGGCTGGCCAGAGCCTCCTGCGCCTGGAGCCGTG CTCCAATCATGCGCGGATGCAGATGATCACATGTCCAGGAGGTTGA
- the LOC127308386 gene encoding uncharacterized protein isoform X2, whose amino-acid sequence MTSPPSPRLVRTPMQHTGPHLKLCLPCRLRRSSTARLRELTSPACFKPLRRRRGRRRPASRGAASPRLRFNSRVSRCLSARELRRPCLAGVFAWSPNTMDAAVSARWGASTTCRTSPHNHAAVHPGAPLATQRCPWQEWKPASVLTAEACSCKRFLLLRLHGFRVCGHVTELSLLLATTPTCSYWRWFRWRNCCWAGQSLLRLEPCSNHARMQMITCPGG is encoded by the exons ATGACGTCGCCGCCGTCTCCCCGCTTGGTTCGCACGCCGATGCAGCACACCGGCCCGCACCTCAAATTGTGTCTCCCCTGCCGCCTGCGGCGCTCCAGCACGGCTCGCCTCCGTGAGCTGACTTCCCCGGCCTGCTTCAAACCCTTGCGCCGGCGTCGAGGACGACGACGCCCAGCCTCGCGCGGTGCTGCTAGCCCTCGCCTTCGATTCAACAGCCGTGTCAGCCGCTGCTTGTCCGCGCGCGAACTCCGGCGCCCCTGCCTCGCCGGCGTCTTCGCGTGGTCGCCCAACACCATGGACGCGGCCGTGAGCGCCAGATGGGGCGCGTCCACGACCTGCAGGACCTCGCCCCACAACCACGCCGCCGTCCATCCAGGAGCACCTCTCGCCACCCAAAG GTGTCCCTGGCAAGAGTGGAAACCAGCCAGTGTGCTCACCGCGGAGGCGTGCAGTTGCAAGCGGTTCCTTCTTCTTCGACTCCATGGTTTTCG TGTATGCGGCCATGTCACCGAGCTGTCGCTCTTGCTGGCCACCACTCCGACCTGCAGCTACTGGCGATGGTTTCGGTGGCGCAACTGCTGCTGGGCTGGCCAGAGCCTCCTGCGCCTGGAGCCGTG CTCCAATCATGCGCGGATGCAGATGATCACATGTCCAGGAGGTTGA